TTGAATTGTGCATGATTTTCATAGAGCTCTTTTCCCATGTGATAGTATTGAGAACCCTGACCCGAAAACATAAATATGATCTGTCTATTCATTGAAATATTCGTAAATCGTAATGTTTTTTCCAAAACCAAAACAACTATTAACTTCTTGTATTTATCTAACTCTATATCTGAATGAAATTAAAAACATTGTCATGCTTTTTATTATATCCTCAAATCAATTTCCAAATAAAGTCTTGATTCGCTCTCTCACCTCTGGTTGATGGAATGTTTTTTCATGCATTACTAATTCCTGATCGATCACCTTTGAAAGTCCTTCACGGAGGTAGGCAACCAAATGATCTTTTAAAGTAACGAGTGATACTCTCGGTTTCTCTGCAATATTTATGGCCAAGTCCAAAGCATACTCCATTACTTGTTCCCTCGGAAGAACTGGAAAAGCAATTCCTCTCTTCTGCAACTCTTCTCCACGGTAAGTCCTAGCTGAAAACATCATTTCTTCAGCTAAGCTAATTCCCAACTTTTGGGGAAGGATTAGGGTGGCTCCCATACCCGGTGTAAAGCCGTATTTCATAAAGTTGGTGGCATAAATACTCTCCCGACTTAAAATCACAAAATCAGCAAACATCCCCATCACAAAACCACCTCCAATTCCATGTCCCTGCATTGCCGAAATAACTGGTATAGGACAGTTCAATGCCAAACTGTAAAGATCATGATCCGTAAATTTTGCTTTACCATCAGAAAGATCGAGCAATATTTCTTTAGTACCTCCACTGGCAAAATAGCTATCATAGCCAGTTAAAATTACTACTTTATATTGGGTTTGGGTTTTGATAGTTTCAAAAGCATCGATTAAGCCATCTGTCATCTCGTTAGAGAATGTATTCTTATTAACTTTATCTTGCATTTTGAGTTGAATAATTCCATTACCCACCTCACTCAGTTCAATGACCTGATTTGACATATCTAATTTCCCTCCCAAGGGAATTGTCCCGTCAATACGTACTGTGCAATCTTTTCCATGTTATTTTGATCGGAAAATACTTCTATATTAGCTTCAAGTGCTTTGGATTTAGATTTCACAAGAACTTCATCCAAAGTACTCATGTACCGTTTGTAACGAGAAATCCCTGTCTTGGAAAGCCGTCTTAGTCGTAATAAATGTTTTCTCAGCAAATTTTCACTCTTCTCTTCATAGGCATCCACCAATCCCCAATCATGAGCCTGTTTTGCTGATATAGGTTGTGTCATCAGGGTCATATAATTCGCTTTTGAGAAGCCCATTCTGCGAATCAAAAATGGTAAAACACAGGCTGGCATCAGTCCAAAAAGTAGTTCAGATAAACTGAATACTGCCTTCTCTTCACATAGCACTACATCACACGCTGCAACAAAACCAACACCTCCGGCATTAGCCTTCCCTCTAACATGAGCAATCGTGATATAGGGACCAAAAGCCAGTTTTAACCACAAATTATACAAAGGTTCAGGATTTTGTTCTTCGTGTTTTTCTACATTTGTAAGATTTTTTTGAATCCCCTTAAAGTCTGCACCAAAACAAAACACTTCTGGTGAACCTTCTAACACAACAATTTTTATAGACTCTTCGCACAGTGCAAGCACTTTGGTAAACTCATCAATCAAGCAGTCATTAATTGTGTTGTTCTCCTCCGGGCGATGTATTTGAATAAAACAAACATCAGAATCAAATCTGACCCGAATCGTTTCATATGTTCTTGTTATATCCATTCGTACACTCTATGAAATTCTTTTATCTCTTTTAAAAATAGTATTTCTTTGCCCTGAGCTTTTCTAGCTTGAGGAATGAAACTCGTATCTAAAATTACGTTTCTTGTACCAAATTTTACTGCGTTGCTTCCCACAAGCAGGTTATCGTATTCTTTCATCGACAACTCATATCTTTTATCCAGATGGTCTTTAATTTTGAGTGCTCTCAATCGTTCCTGACCTTCTTTTCTGGCAACACCACTAAAAAATTCCGAACAACAGCCAGACCCATAAGAAAAACAACCTATC
The sequence above is a segment of the Bacteroidales bacterium genome. Coding sequences within it:
- a CDS encoding enoyl-CoA hydratase/isomerase, translating into MDITRTYETIRVRFDSDVCFIQIHRPEENNTINDCLIDEFTKVLALCEESIKIVVLEGSPEVFCFGADFKGIQKNLTNVEKHEEQNPEPLYNLWLKLAFGPYITIAHVRGKANAGGVGFVAACDVVLCEEKAVFSLSELLFGLMPACVLPFLIRRMGFSKANYMTLMTQPISAKQAHDWGLVDAYEEKSENLLRKHLLRLRRLSKTGISRYKRYMSTLDEVLVKSKSKALEANIEVFSDQNNMEKIAQYVLTGQFPWEGN
- a CDS encoding enoyl-CoA hydratase (involved in polyketide production), with amino-acid sequence MSNQVIELSEVGNGIIQLKMQDKVNKNTFSNEMTDGLIDAFETIKTQTQYKVVILTGYDSYFASGGTKEILLDLSDGKAKFTDHDLYSLALNCPIPVISAMQGHGIGGGFVMGMFADFVILSRESIYATNFMKYGFTPGMGATLILPQKLGISLAEEMMFSARTYRGEELQKRGIAFPVLPREQVMEYALDLAINIAEKPRVSLVTLKDHLVAYLREGLSKVIDQELVMHEKTFHQPEVRERIKTLFGN